GTTAACGAAACCGACTTGCAAGACCTAGATATCATATCCAGGACTTACGTTTCTGCTTtgggatggatattgacCCTTGATAAGATTCCATTCTACACCTCTATGCAGAGGCGATACGGACATGAGGGTTTGAACATGGTAGCGCACCTGAACGATCGAGTCATATCTGTCCCACTAAATGGAGTCGAAATTCTCTCACGATACGTATCCGGCATCATTGATGTTATGCCCCACTGGCCTCAAATTTCATCTGCCCTCGTGCCTTTGTTGAAGGTGGCGCAGTTCCTAGCTGAATACAGCAGTAATCACAAGGGATACAGCGCAGATAACTCTTCGCTGGAGTCCCCTGAAACTCAGCCAACTATGGACGTGTTATACAACATCATACGTTCCATAGATGCAGTGTATCAGGATCACATCACCAAGAAATCTCCCTGGGTAACTAGTGAGACTAGCTCCTCGATCTTTCGTTTCCTTTCATCATCATATCTGGCCTTCTGCAACCAGAATCCCAATTTCGCATCCCGTATTGCCAATGATCTATCCGTACGTGCTCCCGAAGATGCACCACCAAATAGCCTCCCGTTCGCTATATTCTATGGTTGGAGATTTGGCATTTTCAGAAAGCACATCATTGATGGCCGGATGGAATTACGTGTAGCTGGGATCGAGGCAATGCAGACAGATTTCGTCACCGTCTACACCCAGTATATGCGAAAAGACCATGTCGCCGGTTTGCATAATCCTATTGTCCAGCTCATGCTTGGACTCCTACGCGAAAGCAGGATCGTCGAGTATATCGTCGGAGTCGACTCTCACCCTCAGTTAATTTGCCGGAGCCAAAATATTGTGGGGTTTCTCGTCGTTACTGGCACATACACCGATGCCGATACCGACACAATCTGGAAAACCGTAATAGAGAGTCCGGACCCTCGAACGGTATCTGAAGTACTCGCAATGCTTGTGAAAACATTTCATCTGCATTCGTCTGGCTCTTCCGGCCTATTCTATCTATGTTCCAAACTGCTCGAGCTACCTCTTATTCGTTTCGATCCGCGAATGGTGGAATTTTGTGAACagctctttccctttttgcGTGAAAGGAATCCGGGTATACAGGACTCCTTCGACCCTCCACATGTCGACGTAAGGCCCTTGCATCTATGTGTACGCCTGATTCGCGAAAGCGCGGCATCTGAAGACCTTGCGGTGGACCACAAAGCCCTCTTGCAAAAGTTTGCTGGTGCTCAGTTAAGCTCCTTCATTGATGTTGGACTCAGCGACGCTGACAAGGTGGGCATTTACGAGAGATGCGTTCAGGACATTGCCGAGAAGAATCAGTTTAGTGTTGGCAGTTTCCAGGCCCTAAACGCTCTTCTCAATAACCAAAGCTGCCAAGAAATCCAGAAACTTGCCACAGATTTCAACCTCACGAATCTGGTTTTATCCGAGATTGCTGAGGTGATAGAGGGAAACCAGATTGATTTCACAGACACATTCTCCAGAACTGGTTTCATTTCGCGAGTACACATGCTTGCACGAATTATTGAAGGCGTACCGGATTCGATTAGTCCGGAACTTGGCGACATCTTATGGCAGAAAGTCTTCATGTCTCCATCTCTTACCCAGCAAGCAAGAAGAACACTTTGGGAGATGCTTTGTGGGATTACTCGGCACACCATGACGGAGAACCCATTCATTGACCGCTGTATTCAGCACTACCTCCTTGGATTATCCCCGGAGGCTTATTCCCCTGAGGTCCTTGCGTTTTCCAAGCAGACCATTACCTACGAGATTCGCTTCAACCCTCCACCTAGAGTTACTGAGAACGAAGTGGTTTCTGTACCCGGAATGGATCGAATATGGAACTTTATCCTGACTGCGCCTCCGGATTCAATCGAAGCTGATGCGACTGCCTTCGCTATAGAGGTTTATCTCGACCATAACATCATCCATCGTTCTCCGCGTTCATCCGTTGAAGCGACACATATGGCCTTGGTTGATCGTTGCGTAGATCAGCTTAAATCTGCTGCATTAAAACTCAAGACGCACACTAGTGACGCTGCAAACttcgagaaagaaaacatgGTGGTGGAAGCTCCAATTGATGGAACTCTCGCGGACGAATTGAAATTCAGCCGCTCGCTATTCTTTCTTCGACAATTCCTTCAAGCCCTACGCGCTCGGCCACAGTATAGTCCACCGCAAAACTCACCCCCCAGTTTGCCAGCACGGCCGCTCAGCGGCGAGGTGATAGATATCCGGTACCAGGCATTTGATGGCGGCTCACGTTCAAAAGTCCGTTCGTTGCGAGTTGGGGATTTGTCTACGGCTGCGGAGCTTTTTGATACTTTTGTGAAAGTTACGGGTTTCACCAAGCTTATGACAATATATGCGGGGCAAAGGGTAGACTTACTTGAGAAGCCCGAGCAACCGCTACGAGACCTGAAGCTTACATCAGGGCTGTTGATCGTCCGGAGAGATCCGAGTTGCCGTGAGACCGTCGGACGGAAACTCCAGCCCTTGACTATGGTTGATACTGAGGTGTTGAAGCACTTTGATGATCTCTACGACCTTCTCAATCTTGACGACCATCTGGCCCGAGAAATATACGAATTTCTCGTGGTTTTCCCGCCACAGGAAAAGGTCATGAACCTTGTTAAGTCAACAGACCAAACCGATGAAAATATGTTCCCTATGGCCAAGCCATTTAAATTTCTCTACTCTGTTAATGCACTTTCTGAGTGCCTTCGACAAGAAGCAGTGGAACCATCCCCAAGCGATCAATTCGTGTCTCACAGTGTTCAGGTTGTGATTGCCGCGTTAACCCGCCGTGAGATATCGGAGACGTTAGAGACTTCACCCAGGAGCATGCTTTTCGCCTCTAGCTTGATTGAATGTCTTCTCTATGCGTTGATGGTTAAGGCACCTGTATCGGATGAGGTGCCCCTGATCCCGGACTCCGCCGCCCTCATTACTCAAGCACTTCATATCATCGAAGTTGGGCAAAACCTCTCTAGAACGCAGCTCCCAGACTTTAATACTCACAAACTAATTTGCTGCACTTTCGCCATTCTGGTGGAAGGGTCAATTCGAGACACTGGCTTTTGGGCTGCAACAAAGCAACAAGTCAAGTTTGATCAGCTTATTTCCTCCCTTCTGATTGGAGAAAGTCGCCAATCCGTTCGAAAGGGAATTGCGGACAATATTTCTCTTATCTGCAGCCCTTCGAAACAGCTGAAGAAACCCAGGTTCCCGGCTTCAGAGGCACAGGAGACGAGAGAAACGGCACTCTCGGAAAATCCGACCCGGATTGATATACTTGCGACTGTATGGGATGCCTTTGTTCTAACCTTTCCACATGTTCTTGAATTCCCGGGGCAGTCTCAGGAGTTTTTCGAAATCGCATACGCCGTGTTTTCGTCAGTTGCGGAGAAGTCACCTCGCAATTTGATATTTAGCGATTACCTTAAGCAATGGAGCGGTATTATGCTCAAACACAAGACGAACGAGTTTGTTGGCAGAGAGCCTGTGGATCACGTTATCTTTGGTTTTTCTCGGCTGTTGAAGTCTTGCTTGGACATTGCAACATCATCCGATATTACCCTCGATACCTTCAACCTTACGGAGCAACTCTTCGATAAATACCTTTTCCCAGATCTCTCTATGCCGTCTTCCGAACTTATAGCGCCCCAAATTCCTGTCATGCATACGCAAACACGGCAAGAACTCTATGCTATAGTTAGCCTACTCTCAAAGTATGGTGATAACTATACTCAGCTTGTAGGGCGATTGGAAGATATTATCCCGCAAGATCACACTTACCAGATCGGTTGGTGTTTTGAACGGCAAAAATTGATTCGCTCGCCAGAGGGTTATGCCGGTTTGAGAAACTTGTCAAACACTTGTTACTTGAATTCACTTTTAAGCCAGCTGTTCATGAATGTTGGGTTTCGTGAATTCATGCTTGGCCTTAACCTTACGGATTCCTCTGTATCTCAAAGGCTTCTCGATGAAACCAAGAAAGTGTTTGGATATATGCAAGAATCGTGGCTGAAGAGTGTCGATCCTCAAGGTTTCGTTGACTCGATTCGGACTTACGATAACGAACCCGTCGATGTCACTATTCAAATGGATGTTGACGAATTCTACAATCTTCTTTTTGACCGTTGGGAGGCTCAGATATTGAGCCCAGAGGACAGGAAGATATTTAGGTCGTTTTACGGTGGCCAGCTCGTTCAacaaatcaaatcaaaggAGTGTTCCCACATCTCAGAGCGACTTGAACCATTCTCTGCCATTCAATGTGACATCAAAGGGAAGGCGAGCCTCGAGGAGAGTCTGCAGGCGTACGTCGAAGGCGAGATCATGCAAGGGGATAACAAATATTCTTGCACCTCCTGTGGACGTCACGTTGATGCCGTGAAGCGTGCTTGTCTCAAAGACGTGCCTGACAACCTCATATTCCATCTCAAACGGTTTGACTTTGACATGGTTTCAATGATACGCAGCAAGATCAACGATGAATTTCAATTTCCCGAGAGAATAGATATGACGCCATTCACAGTTGATTATCTGTCGGACTTGCCTGGCGAGACCCAACAGGATGTCTTCGAGCTAGTTGGTGTTCTGGTACATAGCGGCACAGCTGAGTCCGGTCATTATTATTCGTACATCCGGGAAAGGCCATCTGCGAACGAAAGAGGAACCTGGGTAGAATTCAACGATTCGGATGTAAGCAGATTCGATCCAGGAAAGATTGCTGAGCAGTGCTTTGGTGGCTATAGTGATTCTCATCACTCTGCCTCAGTGGGCCAACAGGTCCGCTTCAACAAAGTTTGGAATGCGTACATGTTGTTCTACCAACGCGTCCCAAATGTGGAGTCTGCAAAGTCAATCTACAATGCCGCGGAAAACCACTATCCTGTGCGCGTTCCTCTGCCCGTGCCCCTTGCCAATCATATCATGATGGAAAATGAGCTGTTTGTACGGACCTACTGTCTCTTAGATCCGTACTATTGCCTTTTCGTTCGCTATCTTTTCGGGCGGCTCAGTGCGGACCGACTGTCAAATAGCGAATCGAAGACCAAGCTGGACAGGACAATGGTTTTCATTGCCCTTGACACTTTGGAACAGTTGTTCGCTAGAACGAAAGATATGGATGCTCTCGATGGCTATGTTGGAGAAATTTATCGGGGCATCAACGAATTCCCGAAGGGGCCCCGGAGAGTTCTCCAGTGGGCTTTGGAAAGGCCGGCTGGCAttccccatcttctcaaaaGCCCGCATCCGCAGATCCGCCATCATGGAGTCAAACTCTTCGTGCACGCATTTTCGAGATTTCGTGAGCATTATAAGAATGTGGAGGATGGAAGCCTTGAGAAAGAGAAGTTACATGCCTCCTATCTAGATGGTCTCGAGTACATTGCTACTACTCTTGATGGCATGTGGCCCACATTACACGTTGTCAGTCGCACGTGGGACGATTACTTTGAGTTATTGTTCTTACTTGCCAACTTTGGATGTCAAGAAACTGGAATAATTCTCGATCATGGGTTCCTCCTTAAATGTCTAGAAATGGTATGGCTAGACTATGAGGATtcgaagaggttgaagcgTCAGTACATCGCCTATTCCAAGCTCCTTGAAAAGGGCAGGAAGTTTTCGCACCGAAAACTCATGGATCTCATGTCGATCTTACTTGCAAGAATCGATTTGACTATGCGGCCGGTTTCAGATGATGAGCGGGAAATACTCTCCAACGGTAAATTTTCTTTGACACTTGCGGAGAGCGATCTCATTCGGCCTTTGGGGGCACAGGGGGAGCTAATCTTCCTTAAGAAGATACTTCATCAGTACAACAGCCCGCCAGCTTGCAGGAATATCTTCGGCCTTTTTATGGATGCCGAACCAGAAGCCGGTCTCATGGAACCGATTATCCGGATGCTAAAAGACGGTCTCCGTGTTGCACCTGCCGAGCGCTGTGCCCCATTCCTGGAAGCCGCACTGGTACTGTGTAGGAGAAGCCCCGACGAAGAAACAATCGTCACCGTCCTGGACTACGTTGCCAAAGGTGTGGATACAATCAATGATAGTGGAGGCAAAGAGCACCTTGCATTCTTCACTAACTTATTGGCTGGCCGAAATGAACGTCTGGGTCTTGACGACACATGGTTCGCATCCCGTGTTATTGTATTGGTTCCAGACTGGGTCCCAGCTCTCCTCATGTACCCTGATCGGGCGATAAGGGGCATGACGATGGAGCTCCTGCGCAGGATCCTTTTTAACGAAGAAACTTCGGCTGTAGGCACGGAATTGAAGTCACGCCATGCAGCTATCGCCAAGGAGCTGGTATCCACGAGTGTTGACAAGCTACGTAAAACGTATCTTTCAATTCCGGGAATCAGTGTGGATGCAAAGGCGCTTGAAGCTATTCGAACCGTGATTGACCACTGCCTAACCTCGTACTTTGTTGaaaccgaggaggaagaccagGAAATTGTCAACGAGGCACAAGGTATGTTACTAAGAATAACATTTAGTTGAAAATGTCCCCTATTAACTTGGGTCCCAGCGATTTTGACAGCGATTGAGGAGATGGCGGTTGAGGTCCCCGAAGAAGTAGCGTCCGGTAGGCCTGCCCTTTTCCTTTTGCCCACTCTATCATCTAACTCCCAAATGCCAGGATCTGATGCACTTTCTGCAGAGGAATGGGAAGATAACTCGATGATGGCGAGTGACTCGGAGATGGGGATGGTAGGAACGCCTTAAAGCGCGAGGACGAACTTACGAAATGCCGCGATTGTATCACATATGAGAGACGAATTTACGAAAACGACAAAAAGGGACAGACACAGCCTCCCCATTCTGCGCTTGCATCAATTGGCGTTTCCCGCAATCAGCTGTACTAGAGATGGGGTTTCATTTGAACTTGCGCCTCGCTTTGTACGAGTGTAAACTGGCGTTATCACGGGGAATCAGCCTTTCTTCGCTGTGTTATGGGCGTCATATCTTGTGTTCTTTCTATCATACTGTTGCACAGCGGTTAGTCGGTATGTTTAGTTTGTTAtccttttcattttttttcttgGTTGCTGCATTGGCTTCGTTATACACATTGGGAAGCGAACTTCGTGGATGAGAACGCCATCTGTGTATGATAATGCATAAACAAGGCCAATATAAGGCTAGGGTTGAGGTGAAGCTGGCCTTCACGCAGCAGTCCATTCCATTCTTGCCGTCCAcactaaatataaatatcagTAAAAAGAGGGATTTGGAATCTCAACAAGGCAGCAACCAATCGACATTTATCTGATCGGCGACCCCAAGCGCCGGGGTCGCCCTAAGCGATTTAAATATGATGCCTACCGTAGACTTCCAAGTTTCCCACTCCATCTTCCAAATTCATATTCTCCAATTGAATGTTTACGGTTGCAACCATGGGTGAAATAATGCAAGCCAAGGACATTTCACCATTACCTCTGGATTTGGTAAATGCCGTTATACAGGAAATCCAGAGTAAGTAAGCTACTATCCCCACTAGAAGGCGAACATAAAACTAATTCCACTCAGAAAACCGTCCTATTTTCCTCTACACGTGCCCTTTAAACGACGTCTCGCTCGTCGTGCGTCTCTGTCAGTCCGCATTCTCTGAACCAACGCCAGTATCCTCTGCGCACCTTGCCTGCACTTATGGAGCACTCTACTTTGTGCTGAGGGAGTTCAGATA
This region of Aspergillus puulaauensis MK2 DNA, chromosome 5, nearly complete sequence genomic DNA includes:
- a CDS encoding putative ubiquitin C-terminal hydrolase (COG:O;~EggNog:ENOG410PHVX;~InterPro:IPR038765,IPR021905,IPR001394,IPR018200, IPR028889;~MEROPS:MER0185433;~PFAM:PF12030,PF00443,PF13423;~go_function: GO:0004843 - thiol-dependent ubiquitin-specific protease activity [Evidence IEA];~go_process: GO:0006511 - ubiquitin-dependent protein catabolic process [Evidence IEA];~go_process: GO:0016579 - protein deubiquitination [Evidence IEA]), with protein sequence MAAAPLESSSTPPDATSTDTARSSGDSMEEIDPQSTRKRPRLDSGSGVCDNFPAPGETPTPHPEGAPDVPAIADQGAPTPNRPASRVTINMKSPTITDNRPTTPEDTPAEDPNADTSTKPGGDQPTNVVSLTSTPTRSPEIEVAELEDMDQDPNTTSWRSLGDALRDPLVPDVVQLREQVYLPDTFPVVEHDREPHENLDDMCGVFEKGHEHDSLYLIAVRQWFEEVVNSLEQMTHETLMDARYFWDEIPNLMESVLRRPDVFQSDDNVELWRCVEELFASYARLTLHLIRLDTALLNQLVNETDLQDLDIISRTYVSALGWILTLDKIPFYTSMQRRYGHEGLNMVAHLNDRVISVPLNGVEILSRYVSGIIDVMPHWPQISSALVPLLKVAQFLAEYSSNHKGYSADNSSLESPETQPTMDVLYNIIRSIDAVYQDHITKKSPWVTSETSSSIFRFLSSSYLAFCNQNPNFASRIANDLSVRAPEDAPPNSLPFAIFYGWRFGIFRKHIIDGRMELRVAGIEAMQTDFVTVYTQYMRKDHVAGLHNPIVQLMLGLLRESRIVEYIVGVDSHPQLICRSQNIVGFLVVTGTYTDADTDTIWKTVIESPDPRTVSEVLAMLVKTFHLHSSGSSGLFYLCSKLLELPLIRFDPRMVEFCEQLFPFLRERNPGIQDSFDPPHVDVRPLHLCVRLIRESAASEDLAVDHKALLQKFAGAQLSSFIDVGLSDADKVGIYERCVQDIAEKNQFSVGSFQALNALLNNQSCQEIQKLATDFNLTNLVLSEIAEVIEGNQIDFTDTFSRTGFISRVHMLARIIEGVPDSISPELGDILWQKVFMSPSLTQQARRTLWEMLCGITRHTMTENPFIDRCIQHYLLGLSPEAYSPEVLAFSKQTITYEIRFNPPPRVTENEVVSVPGMDRIWNFILTAPPDSIEADATAFAIEVYLDHNIIHRSPRSSVEATHMALVDRCVDQLKSAALKLKTHTSDAANFEKENMVVEAPIDGTLADELKFSRSLFFLRQFLQALRARPQYSPPQNSPPSLPARPLSGEVIDIRYQAFDGGSRSKVRSLRVGDLSTAAELFDTFVKVTGFTKLMTIYAGQRVDLLEKPEQPLRDLKLTSGLLIVRRDPSCRETVGRKLQPLTMVDTEVLKHFDDLYDLLNLDDHLAREIYEFLVVFPPQEKVMNLVKSTDQTDENMFPMAKPFKFLYSVNALSECLRQEAVEPSPSDQFVSHSVQVVIAALTRREISETLETSPRSMLFASSLIECLLYALMVKAPVSDEVPLIPDSAALITQALHIIEVGQNLSRTQLPDFNTHKLICCTFAILVEGSIRDTGFWAATKQQVKFDQLISSLLIGESRQSVRKGIADNISLICSPSKQLKKPRFPASEAQETRETALSENPTRIDILATVWDAFVLTFPHVLEFPGQSQEFFEIAYAVFSSVAEKSPRNLIFSDYLKQWSGIMLKHKTNEFVGREPVDHVIFGFSRLLKSCLDIATSSDITLDTFNLTEQLFDKYLFPDLSMPSSELIAPQIPVMHTQTRQELYAIVSLLSKYGDNYTQLVGRLEDIIPQDHTYQIGWCFERQKLIRSPEGYAGLRNLSNTCYLNSLLSQLFMNVGFREFMLGLNLTDSSVSQRLLDETKKVFGYMQESWLKSVDPQGFVDSIRTYDNEPVDVTIQMDVDEFYNLLFDRWEAQILSPEDRKIFRSFYGGQLVQQIKSKECSHISERLEPFSAIQCDIKGKASLEESLQAYVEGEIMQGDNKYSCTSCGRHVDAVKRACLKDVPDNLIFHLKRFDFDMVSMIRSKINDEFQFPERIDMTPFTVDYLSDLPGETQQDVFELVGVLVHSGTAESGHYYSYIRERPSANERGTWVEFNDSDVSRFDPGKIAEQCFGGYSDSHHSASVGQQVRFNKVWNAYMLFYQRVPNVESAKSIYNAAENHYPVRVPLPVPLANHIMMENELFVRTYCLLDPYYCLFVRYLFGRLSADRLSNSESKTKLDRTMVFIALDTLEQLFARTKDMDALDGYVGEIYRGINEFPKGPRRVLQWALERPAGIPHLLKSPHPQIRHHGVKLFVHAFSRFREHYKNVEDGSLEKEKLHASYLDGLEYIATTLDGMWPTLHVVSRTWDDYFELLFLLANFGCQETGIILDHGFLLKCLEMVWLDYEDSKRLKRQYIAYSKLLEKGRKFSHRKLMDLMSILLARIDLTMRPVSDDEREILSNGKFSLTLAESDLIRPLGAQGELIFLKKILHQYNSPPACRNIFGLFMDAEPEAGLMEPIIRMLKDGLRVAPAERCAPFLEAALVLCRRSPDEETIVTVLDYVAKGVDTINDSGGKEHLAFFTNLLAGRNERLGLDDTWFASRVIVLVPDWVPALLMYPDRAIRGMTMELLRRILFNEETSAVGTELKSRHAAIAKELVSTSVDKLRKTYLSIPGISVDAKALEAIRTVIDHCLTSYFVETEEEDQEIVNEAQAILTAIEEMAVEVPEEVASGSDALSAEEWEDNSMMASDSEMGMVGTP